In Rhodococcus rhodochrous, a genomic segment contains:
- a CDS encoding helix-turn-helix domain-containing protein encodes MATPTSARTRAKKAPKAPARPKLTDDELEQIKQLHSEGKGRNEIAETLGRAAATITSACKKLGLAFDESQTVEATAARVAQMKAKRIDLAEQLLDDALKIRERLWSPHHYYEKGPDSLVPVTLPLPPLRDTRDGYGALQIALKGHMELVSESTDTGIEGKRSVLANLISGIKSAVAEDRANGGEAPDMSLAANDGDVADPITNASAGEESPS; translated from the coding sequence GTGGCGACCCCGACCTCCGCGCGCACTCGCGCGAAGAAAGCACCCAAGGCCCCCGCCCGCCCGAAGCTGACCGACGACGAACTCGAGCAGATCAAGCAGCTGCACTCCGAAGGCAAGGGCCGCAACGAGATCGCCGAGACCCTGGGCCGGGCCGCCGCGACCATCACCTCGGCGTGCAAAAAGCTCGGTCTCGCGTTCGACGAGTCCCAGACCGTCGAGGCCACCGCCGCCCGAGTGGCGCAGATGAAGGCCAAACGCATCGACCTGGCCGAACAGCTGCTCGACGACGCGCTGAAGATCCGCGAGCGGCTGTGGAGCCCGCACCACTACTACGAAAAGGGCCCGGACTCGCTGGTCCCGGTCACCTTGCCGCTGCCCCCGCTGCGCGACACCCGCGACGGCTACGGCGCGCTGCAGATCGCGCTCAAGGGCCACATGGAGCTGGTCTCCGAGTCCACCGACACCGGCATCGAGGGCAAGCGGTCGGTGCTCGCAAACCTCATCAGCGGCATCAAGTCCGCTGTCGCCGAGGACCGCGCCAACGGCGGCGAAGCGCCGGACATGTCGCTCGCCGCCAACGACGGCGACGTCGCCGACCCCATCACCAACGCATCTGCAGGAGAGGAGTCGCCGTCGTGA
- a CDS encoding PBSX family phage terminase large subunit: MTSDITELPLSRKQLYSIAEAEARFNLWEGAIRSGKTFGSMMRWLMFLADPPPGGQFVMVGRTRESLARNVIAPMQDPDIFGEFADTVKYVTGAPSATILGRRVYMLGASDAKAEKSLRGLTVAGAYADEVTVIREDFFNQLLGRMSVTGAKLFGTTNPDNPEHWLKKKYLDRLDELPDWRSWHFTLDDNPALSEDYKNSIKREYTGLWYRRFILGHWVAADGAVYDMWEPSQHVVKWENLPPMVELFGVGVDYGTTNPTAALLLGLGVDNVLYLIDEWRYQPRSDATRWTDAQLSKGLRDWLALDHLPPDKHGRPQRLAPPPVIVDPAAASFRVQLRADGLNTYAAENDVLYGIRTQAMLLSGGKLKVSDRCKGLLTEIAGYSWDSEATDAGYDQVLKTADHSLDAARYVITTTERRWRQYINIGPSKAV; encoded by the coding sequence GTGACTTCCGACATCACCGAGCTGCCGCTCTCACGCAAGCAGCTGTACTCGATCGCCGAGGCCGAGGCCCGCTTCAACCTGTGGGAAGGCGCGATCCGCTCGGGGAAGACCTTCGGGTCGATGATGCGGTGGCTGATGTTCCTCGCGGATCCGCCCCCCGGTGGGCAGTTCGTGATGGTCGGCCGCACCCGTGAATCGCTCGCCCGCAACGTCATCGCGCCGATGCAGGACCCCGACATCTTCGGGGAGTTCGCCGACACGGTGAAGTACGTGACCGGTGCGCCGTCGGCGACGATCCTCGGCCGGCGCGTCTACATGCTCGGTGCCTCCGACGCCAAGGCGGAGAAGTCGCTGCGTGGTCTGACCGTGGCCGGGGCGTACGCCGACGAGGTCACCGTCATCCGCGAGGACTTCTTCAACCAGCTGCTCGGCCGCATGTCCGTGACCGGGGCGAAGCTGTTCGGCACCACCAACCCGGACAACCCCGAGCACTGGCTCAAGAAGAAGTACCTCGACCGGCTCGACGAGCTGCCCGACTGGCGCTCGTGGCACTTCACGCTCGACGACAACCCCGCCCTGAGCGAGGACTACAAGAACTCGATCAAGCGTGAGTACACGGGCCTGTGGTACCGGCGGTTCATCCTCGGGCACTGGGTCGCGGCCGACGGCGCGGTCTACGACATGTGGGAGCCCTCCCAGCACGTCGTCAAGTGGGAGAACCTGCCGCCGATGGTCGAGCTGTTCGGCGTCGGAGTCGACTACGGCACCACCAACCCGACCGCCGCGCTGCTGCTCGGCCTCGGCGTCGACAACGTGCTGTACCTGATCGACGAGTGGCGCTACCAGCCGCGCAGCGATGCCACGCGCTGGACCGACGCCCAGCTGTCGAAGGGACTGCGGGACTGGCTCGCCCTCGACCACCTGCCGCCCGACAAACACGGGCGTCCCCAACGTCTCGCACCGCCGCCGGTCATCGTCGACCCGGCGGCGGCGTCGTTTCGGGTGCAGTTGCGCGCCGACGGCCTGAACACCTACGCCGCCGAGAACGACGTGCTCTACGGCATCCGCACCCAGGCGATGCTGCTCTCCGGCGGCAAGTTGAAGGTCTCCGACCGCTGCAAGGGGCTGCTCACCGAGATAGCCGGGTATTCGTGGGATTCGGAGGCGACGGACGCGGGTTACGACCAAGTCCTCAAGACCGCAGATCACAGTCTTGACGCTGCGCGCTATGTCATTACGACGACCGAGCGCCGGTGGCGGCAGTACATCAACATCGGACCGAGCAAAGCGGTATAG
- a CDS encoding DUF2786 domain-containing protein, with protein sequence MADNKILARIKALLAKADSVEGTPEADTFRDKAFELLAKYGIDESMTRTAGGDGPIPGDTMRAATFSYPEDMYGYEKMLLVHRVGQALHCSAVQLRNENTIQLFGLARHMERAKFLIDLLMPQMINSASKARPANPFERLDLQAAKRDLQSHRAEYMVGFADTVHERIKESERRAAGDYDREQGGTGAAVQLASDFDRARRAMQKKYPNLVSARGKRYGGEGYSAGRAAGNAADIGNTRVGSGSKAAIGG encoded by the coding sequence ATGGCCGACAACAAGATTCTCGCCCGTATCAAGGCGCTGCTCGCGAAGGCGGACAGTGTCGAGGGGACGCCGGAGGCGGATACTTTCCGTGACAAGGCGTTCGAGCTGCTGGCCAAGTACGGCATCGACGAGTCGATGACGCGCACGGCCGGGGGCGACGGCCCAATCCCGGGTGACACCATGCGCGCGGCGACGTTCTCGTACCCGGAGGATATGTACGGCTACGAGAAGATGCTGTTGGTGCATCGGGTGGGGCAGGCGTTGCACTGCTCGGCAGTGCAGCTGCGGAACGAGAACACCATCCAGCTGTTCGGGCTCGCCCGGCACATGGAGCGTGCGAAGTTCCTCATCGACCTGCTCATGCCTCAGATGATCAACAGTGCCTCCAAGGCGCGTCCGGCCAATCCGTTCGAGCGGCTGGATTTGCAGGCTGCCAAGCGTGACCTGCAGAGCCATCGGGCGGAGTACATGGTCGGGTTCGCCGACACCGTGCACGAGCGGATCAAGGAATCCGAGCGCAGGGCTGCGGGCGATTACGACCGCGAGCAGGGTGGTACCGGGGCTGCGGTGCAGCTTGCCAGTGACTTCGATCGCGCACGGCGCGCGATGCAGAAGAAGTATCCGAACCTGGTTTCGGCTCGGGGCAAGCGGTACGGCGGCGAGGGGTACAGCGCGGGTCGGGCTGCGGGCAATGCGGCCGACATCGGGAACACCCGGGTCGGTAGCGGGTCCAAGGCGGCGATCGGCGGGTAG
- a CDS encoding adenine nucleotide alpha hydrolase family protein: MIEIDGIPPSSTMFENLAAEKRPVILNFSRGKDSICVWIMCERYGIEVIPIHKSAVPGLKFIEDDLKRYEDYFGQHIIDLPSDGFYRRLNNFVYQTPERLAVIEAANLPSPTREEWDLLMRMAFAEEDTWILDGVRATDSAQRRMAIKVHGAIKERTRRQSPIWDFGISDVRQTIEDRGITLGPDYDMFGQYLGGKPNPRFKKGLYGNGRSIDGIRYDYLKPIKDNYPEDYERILFWFPLAEMEILRYEEFA, translated from the coding sequence GTGATCGAAATCGACGGCATTCCACCCTCGTCGACGATGTTCGAGAACCTCGCTGCCGAAAAACGCCCCGTGATCCTCAACTTCTCGCGCGGCAAGGACTCGATCTGCGTGTGGATCATGTGCGAGCGCTACGGCATCGAGGTCATCCCGATCCACAAATCCGCCGTCCCCGGCCTGAAGTTCATCGAGGACGACCTCAAACGCTACGAGGACTACTTCGGCCAGCACATCATCGACCTGCCCTCGGACGGCTTCTACCGGCGCCTCAACAACTTCGTCTACCAGACCCCCGAACGGCTCGCCGTCATCGAAGCAGCGAACCTTCCGAGCCCCACCCGCGAGGAATGGGACCTGCTCATGCGCATGGCGTTCGCCGAGGAGGACACCTGGATCCTCGACGGCGTGCGCGCCACCGACTCCGCGCAGCGCCGCATGGCGATCAAGGTGCACGGGGCGATCAAGGAACGCACCCGCCGCCAGTCCCCGATCTGGGACTTCGGCATCAGCGACGTGCGCCAGACGATCGAGGACCGCGGCATCACCCTGGGCCCGGACTACGACATGTTCGGCCAGTACCTCGGTGGCAAGCCCAACCCGCGGTTCAAGAAGGGCCTGTACGGAAACGGCCGGTCGATCGACGGCATCCGCTACGACTACCTCAAGCCGATCAAAGACAACTACCCCGAGGACTACGAGCGGATCCTGTTCTGGTTCCCCCTCGCCGAGATGGAAATCCTGCGATACGAGGAGTTCGCCTGA
- a CDS encoding HNH endonuclease, translated as MDAPIQTKSPTGDLCSTDDCDRPRRYTGLCQYHYDAANRARKNADSRQWKLRNPEKVRDREVRRWRENREVESARSKCWREANPDQHRANAARWREANAERAAENFRRWASKNPAKARENYQRQRLKRRGRIRAATVGKVDFTLVLAEHGMVCHLCGGDIDSWPDLHFDHVVPLARGGEHSNDNLRPAHAGCNLRKGSSMPSLTTS; from the coding sequence ATGGATGCCCCGATCCAAACCAAGTCCCCCACGGGCGATCTGTGCTCGACCGATGACTGCGACCGCCCTCGTCGTTACACCGGCCTGTGCCAGTACCACTACGACGCCGCTAATCGAGCTCGCAAGAACGCCGACTCCCGGCAGTGGAAGCTCCGCAATCCCGAGAAGGTCCGGGACCGCGAGGTCCGCCGCTGGCGGGAGAACCGCGAGGTCGAGAGCGCCCGCAGCAAATGCTGGCGCGAGGCCAACCCCGATCAGCACCGCGCCAACGCGGCCCGCTGGCGTGAGGCCAACGCCGAACGGGCGGCAGAGAACTTCCGCCGTTGGGCCAGTAAGAACCCCGCCAAGGCCCGCGAGAACTACCAGCGTCAGCGGCTCAAGCGCCGAGGACGCATCCGTGCCGCCACGGTCGGCAAGGTCGACTTCACCCTCGTCCTCGCCGAGCACGGCATGGTCTGCCACCTGTGCGGTGGCGACATCGACTCGTGGCCTGACCTGCACTTCGACCACGTCGTCCCGCTCGCTCGGGGTGGCGAGCACAGCAACGACAACCTCCGTCCGGCGCACGCCGGTTGCAACCTTCGCAAAGGCTCGTCGATGCCCTCCCTGACAACTTCATAG
- a CDS encoding P27 family phage terminase small subunit — protein sequence MSSPELSVVSLRPTSAPTAPTTDEARIEPPEWLSEYAKEAWERLAPFYQLSATDVDEFAAYCETLAEFRESSEVISEAGLLIIDPASGMPVPNPIQMVRNNADRKIAFWANRFRR from the coding sequence GTGTCGAGCCCTGAACTGTCCGTGGTGTCCCTGCGCCCTACGAGCGCCCCCACGGCCCCGACCACCGACGAGGCCCGGATCGAGCCGCCGGAATGGCTCTCCGAATACGCCAAGGAAGCGTGGGAGCGGCTGGCCCCCTTCTATCAGCTCTCCGCCACCGACGTCGACGAGTTCGCCGCCTACTGCGAAACCCTCGCCGAGTTCCGCGAATCGAGCGAAGTGATCAGCGAGGCCGGCCTGCTCATCATCGACCCGGCCTCCGGGATGCCCGTGCCGAACCCGATCCAGATGGTGCGCAACAACGCCGATCGCAAGATCGCGTTCTGGGCGAACCGGTTCCGCAGGTAG
- the thyX gene encoding FAD-dependent thymidylate synthase, which yields MSKHLMGVGDQPAPVPNDAPSAHDLVIADVEQRKQFGLAKYGSLLQPGNTRKSVQDAYEEILDAACYLRTKLEEDAQRTERAQTSSVCLGPRVTVLAFTGLNHEAVKYEQGTKRSVATANGDTMAFESGDPNPAVVAEFGGRACYQSWAKPNPDTRNNFDYLGHILAVGHESILEHATVTLYITGVSRAFTHELIRHRHLSFSQLSQRFVDESGAAMVVPPALAADQTAIDLLAEANVAAQDVYTRLVEHLQARGLERKQAREAARAVLPNMTETRITVTGNLRAWRDVLNRRCAADADAEMRQVSLLILSRLQQLVPAAFQDFINETVDGVVIARKDPDFQFRPQN from the coding sequence GTGAGCAAGCACCTGATGGGCGTGGGCGACCAGCCCGCCCCCGTACCCAACGACGCCCCGTCCGCACACGACCTCGTCATCGCCGACGTCGAGCAGCGCAAGCAGTTCGGCCTGGCCAAGTACGGCTCACTCCTGCAGCCCGGCAACACCCGCAAGTCCGTCCAGGACGCCTACGAGGAAATCCTCGACGCCGCCTGCTACCTGCGCACCAAGCTCGAGGAGGACGCCCAGCGCACCGAACGCGCCCAGACGTCATCGGTGTGCCTCGGCCCGCGCGTGACCGTGCTGGCCTTCACCGGCCTCAACCATGAAGCCGTCAAGTACGAGCAGGGAACCAAACGGTCGGTGGCCACTGCCAACGGCGACACGATGGCGTTCGAGTCCGGCGACCCCAACCCCGCCGTGGTCGCCGAGTTCGGCGGCCGCGCCTGCTACCAGTCCTGGGCCAAGCCCAACCCCGACACCCGCAACAACTTCGACTACCTCGGCCACATCCTCGCCGTCGGCCACGAGTCGATCCTCGAGCACGCCACCGTCACCCTCTACATCACCGGTGTCTCCCGCGCGTTCACCCACGAGCTGATCCGCCACCGCCACCTGTCCTTCAGCCAGCTCTCGCAGCGGTTCGTCGACGAGTCCGGCGCCGCCATGGTCGTCCCCCCGGCGCTGGCCGCCGACCAGACCGCGATCGACCTGCTCGCCGAGGCGAACGTCGCCGCCCAGGACGTCTACACCCGGCTCGTCGAGCACCTGCAAGCTCGCGGCCTCGAACGCAAGCAGGCCCGCGAAGCCGCCCGCGCCGTGCTGCCGAACATGACCGAAACGCGCATCACGGTCACCGGCAACCTGCGGGCCTGGCGGGACGTGCTCAACCGGCGCTGCGCCGCCGACGCCGACGCCGAGATGCGGCAGGTCTCGCTGCTCATCCTCTCGCGGCTGCAGCAGCTCGTGCCGGCCGCCTTCCAGGACTTCATCAATGAGACAGTCGACGGGGTGGTCATCGCCCGCAAGGACCCCGATTTCCAGTTTCGACCGCAGAACTAG